From the genome of Perca fluviatilis chromosome 1, GENO_Pfluv_1.0, whole genome shotgun sequence, one region includes:
- the zgc:165520 gene encoding syntaxin-3, which yields MKDRLAQLKEKSDGGSDDIEVPVENEGFMDDFFTQIEDIRISIDKIDESVTEIKKLYSTILSAPTSDQKTQDDVEALTNEIKKSANNARNKLKSIERQLESNTDERTSADLRIRKSQHAILAKKFVEVMTKYNEAQVDFRDKSKGRIARQLEITGKATTDEELDEMLEGGNSAVFTAGIMDSKINQQALNEIEARHKDIMRLESSIKELHDMFVDIAMLVENQGGMIDRIESNMDQSVGFVERAVADTKKAAKYQQEARRKQMMIFCCCVILALVLGSFVYSFFK from the exons ATGAAGGACCGACTGGCGCAGCTGAAGGAG AAGAGTGATGGTGGAAGCGATGACATTGAGGTTCCTGTGGAAAATGAGGGTTTTATGGATGATTTCTTTACTCAG aTTGAAGATATCCGTATCAGCATTGACAAGATAGACGAGAGCGTAACAGAAATCAAAAAACTCTACTCCACCATCTTGTCGGCCCCCACATCTGACCAga aaACACAAGATGATGTTGAAGCACTCACCAATGAGATCAAGAAATCAGCCAATAACGCAAGAAACAAACTTAAGA gTATTGAGCGCCAGCTTGAGTCCAACACAGATGAGAGGACCTCAGCCGACCTCAGGATACGCAAATCACAG CATGCTATCCTGGCCAAGAAGTTTGTAGAGGTGATGACAAAATACAACGAGGCTCAAGTGGACTTCAGAGATAAGAGCAAAGGACGAATCGCCCGACAGCTGGAAATCA CGGGGAAAGCAACGACTGACGAGGAACTGGACGAGATGCTGGAGGGAGGCAACTCAGCTGTCTTTACTGCCGGG ATCATGGACTCTAAGATCAACCAGCAGGCCCTGAATGAGATCGAGGCTCGTCACAAAGACATTATGAGGCTGGAAAGCAGCATCAAAGAGCTCCATGACATGTTTGTTGATATCGCCATGCTGGTTGAGaatcag GGTGGCATGATTGACAGAATTGAGAGCAACATGGATCAGTCAGTGGGCTTTGTAGAGAGGGCAGTGGCCGACACCAAAAAGGCAGCCAAATACCAGCAGGAGGCGCGCAGG AAACAAATGATGATCTTCTGCTGCTGTGTGATTTTGGCCTTGGTACTCGGTTCATTTGTCTACAGCTTCTTCAAATAG